The nucleotide sequence ATCCTATTTTTTGCTTGTTTGAAACATAAATCGCAGACTCTAATGCTTTTTGTTCTGCAATTTCCGTTTTTATCTCCCTGTTTACCGCATCTTCTGTTGTGTCGTTTTTCATTGTTACAGTAAAGTTCATCGGTTTAAACCGAAGAAAAGCACTTTGAACCCCGAAGCTGATTGTGTTATTTTTGCTTAAATACCACTTATAATCTTGTTTAACACTATAATCATAAACACCGGCATTTAAATTTACATCAAAAGAAGAAAAGCCGACATTAAAACCATAGTTAAAATCACTGTATATTAATGATGTATTTGAAAACAATTTATTGCTATACAGATGGTTCCACCGTAATGTTGCTGTTTTATTGCCCCAGTCAAAACCTGCAAAATCCATCCCGAAGGCATCTCTTCCAAAATAACCGGATAAGTATATCCTGTCTTTTTCTCCGATTTTTAAATTCGCTTTTCCGTTTACATCATAAAAGTACAATGTCAGAGATTTATAGTCTTTTTTAAAAGTTCTGACAAACAAATCTGCATATGTTCTCCTTGCTGAAATAATAACAGATGCTTTGTTTTTTATAACCGGACCCTCGACAGTAATCCTGGTCGAAACCAAACCGATTCCTCCTGAAACTTCAAAGTTTTTCATATTGCCGTTTTTCATTCTGATGTCTGTAACAGAAGATATTCTTCCTCCGTATTGAGCAGGAATTCCGGCTTTATACATTTTTAAGTTTTTTAAAGCATCTGAATTAAATACAGAGAAAAATCCGAGTAAATGTGAAGCATTATAAACTGTAGCCTCATCTAATAAAATGAGATTCTGGTCAGAGTCGCCGCCTCTTACAAAAAAGCCGCTGCTGCCCTCAGAGCTAGGGCTTACTCCGGGCATCAACTGCATAGTTTTCAGCACATCTTGTTCTCCGAAAAGAACGGGGATTAACCTGCTTTCCTTAATATTTAATTTAATCGTACTTACTTCCGTTCCCGTAACATTTGCATCATTTCTTTCTCCTGAAATAATGACCTCGCCAACATCTGTTGTTTTCAACAAAAGTTCAACGTTTTGTGTTATATTATTGTTTAGGCTCACACTTTGCTCTTGCGAACCATACCCGATATAACCATAAGAAAGCGTATATTTCCCTTTTGGCAACGAAAGAGAATAAAAGCCGTATTCATTTGTAGTACACCCTATTGATGTGCCCCGAACATAAACCGAAGCATATAAAAGCTCCTCCCCGCTGTTTTTATCTCTAAGATAACCGCTTATCGTATAGTTTTGTGTATATACAACCGACTGTGAAAAAACCAAGAATATAATTAAAAAGAGAGTACTTTTATTCATGGCTTCAAAGTTAATTTTACGATGTTAAAAGCTACATCAAACATAAGACGATTTATTAATCGGTTATATTGCTTATAAAAGCAGAAACATCAAAAAAACAAACCGTTCTTACAAACAGAAAAAACAAACTTCTGCAAATTAGTAGCGAAGCAAATTTTGTTTTGTAAAGCAGTTAATCCGGATCTCCGTTTTCCTCACTGTCAAACAAAGAGGGATAATCTCTGTCGAATTGTCCGAGAACTTCTGTCATTACGGTTTCTCGAATAAACCTAGATTTATTTTTTATTTTATATTTTTTACAATACCTTTCAAAAGCCTCGAGTTCGAGGTCGTTGAACAAAAATTGTACAGTGTGTTTTCTTTTTAGCTTTTCTTTTCTGTTAATAGCTTTGTCCATCCCAAGTAAGAAATTATGCAACAAAGTTATATTTTTTTTATATCTGTACAAAACTGCTTTTCAGAGGATTTAAAAAAAGCCGAACAGAAAGCTCGGCTTAACACAAATATTGTGTGCTTATAACAACCCTTTGCGTTTTAAATGGGGCTCAATTGACGGTTCTTTACCCCTGAACGCTTTGTATAAATTCATCGGCTCATCGGTTCCGCCTTTTGAAATTAGTTTTTCTCTGAATGCTTTTGCTGTCTTTTGGTCAAACAAACCTGTTTCTTTAAAAGCCTCAAAAGCATCTGCATCTAAAACCGCAGCCCATTCATAACCGTAATATCCGGATGAATATCCTCCGCTGAAAATATGTGCAAAATTTGTGCTTCTGTATCTTACGATTATTTCCGGAAGCATCCCGATTTCTTTCATCACAGACTCCTCAAAATCATTTACATCAAGCGTGTTATTTTTTTTTGTCATTGTATGCCACTTCATATCTAAATAAGATGCGGCAAGGTATTCAATTGTTCTGAAACCCTGATTAAAGAGACTGCTGTTTTGCAACTTTTCGATTAATTCCTCCGGGATAACTTCTCCTGTTTCATAATGCCTTGCATAAAGTCTCAGCATTTCGGGTTCTGATGCCCAGTTTTCCATTACTTGTGAAGGAAGTTCAACAAAATCTCTTGCAACAGATGTTCCGGATAAGGTTTCGTATGTACAATTTGATAACAGTCCGTGTAATGCGTGACCAAATTCATGAAACATTGTTTCAACCTCTTCAAAGCTTAAAAGTGACGGTTTGCCGGCTGTCGGTTTTGTAAAGTTCATTACAGTCATAATAACCGGGGTAACATTTTTACCTTTAATTCTTGATTGTTTTCTGAAACTTGTCATCCAAGCCCCTCCTCGCTTACTTTCCCTGGGGAAAAAATCGGTGTAAAATATTCCGATATGTGTTCCGTCGGCTTCTTTTACTTCAAATGCTTCCCCATCTTTATGATACAGAGGAATATCATTAACGGGAGTAAATGTAATTCCGTATAGTTTGTTTGCAAGCAAAAACATTCCTTCTCTTACGTTTTCAAGTTTAAAATATGGTCTTAATTCCTCTTCGTCTAAATTATATTTTTCTTTTCTTATTTTTTCTGAATAATACCACCAATCCCAAGGTTCTAATTTAAAATTATTGCCGTCTTTATAGATCATTGCTTGAAGACTTTCTGCCTCTTTTTTTGCAACAGGGAGAGCAGCACCCCAAATTTTATTTAGTAAATCATAAACATTTTCCGGGTTTTTTGCCATATTAACATCTAAAACATATTCGGCATGGTTGTTAAAACCAAGTAAGTGAGCCCTTTCAACACGAAGGTTAACAATTTGTTTAATAATTTCTTTATTGTCGTTTTTGCCTCCGTTATTTCCTCTACTTATATATGCTTTAAACAACTTTTCTCTTAATTCTCTTTTTTCTGAATACGTTAAAAACGGGAATAAACTCGGTTTTAGAATCGTAAACACCCACTTTCCCTTGTAACCTTTTTCTTCTGCTGTTTCTTTTGCTGCTTGAATAACAGATTCGGGTAAACCGGCTAAATCTGCATCATTATCAATTACAATTCTGAAACCATTATTTTCATTTAGCAAATTTTCGCCAAATTGTAATGTCAGCATGGACAACTTTTCATTTATTTCTCGAAACCGGGCTTTTTTATTCTCGGCTAAATTTGCCCCGCCTCTTACAAAGTTTTCGTATATCTTTTTCAAAAGCATATTTTGCTCTGTGTTTAAATTGAAATTCTCTTTTTTACCATAAACACTTTTTATTCGCTTAAACAATTTGTCGTTTAATGCAATGTCGTCTTTATGTTTTGATAATAAAGGAGAAACCTCTTTTGAAATTTGGTTTATGCTGTCATTTGTATCCGCACTTTTCAGGTTGTAAAAAACAGAACTGACTCGGTTCAGCAACTCTCCGGAGTTATCAAAAGCAACAATAGTATTTTCAAATGTTGCATCTTCTTTATTTTCTGCAATTACATCTATTTCCTCTTTTTGCTGTTTCATTGCTTCTTTAAAAGCCGGCAAATAATGTTTGTTTAAAATTTTATTGAAAGGCGGAACACCAAACGGAGTGTCAAACTTCGCCAATAAAGGATTGTCTTTTTCTGTCATAGCCCCATCATTTTGTTTACAGGCACCGATAAAAACTAAAATAATTATCGATAATAAATATAATTTATTCATAAAATCAGTTTTTTAAATTAAGAAACAAATATGCGAATTCTTTCATAAATAAATTTATTTTTAATACAAATAATAAAAAAAAACGGATAACCGTATTCATTTAAGCTGTTTGTACCGAAAATTTATATTTTTTCAAAAAATATTATTTATATTTATTGCTTCAAAACAAAAATGATGCGAAGGCTCGTTATTTCGGACATACACGGTTGCAGCAAAACATTAAGGGCACTACTGGATAAAATTTTTCTTACAAAAGAGGACGAGTTATATTTTTTAGGAGATTATATTGACCGAGGTCCTGACAGCAGCGGAGTTTTGGAAATTATAATTAACTTGCAAGAATCCGGCTTTCGTATTTTTCCGATTATGGGAAACCATGAATATCAGGTGCTTAAAGCACAAAAAGATTACGATAAGCGTTCGTTTTATTACTTTATGAAAAAGCTGAATAAAAGTGCAGACTTGCTGAATAAAAACAAGAAAATAAAAAAGAAATATCGTAATTTTATGAAAAGTTTACCATATTACATTGAGCTTGACGATTTCTTTTTGGTTCATGCAGGTTTTGATTTCAGAAAAGAAAAACCGTTTGAAGATATTGACTCTATGCTTAATATAAGAGGGTTTAAGTATGATAAAAGACAAGCCAAGGGCAAAACAATTATATACGGACACACACCGGTTAATTATAATAAAATTTTAAAAAAGATTAAAAATCGAAAAAATAAAATACCTCTTGATAACGGCTGTATTTACACAAAAAAACATAAATACTATGATTTTACAAAGCTTCATCGGCTGTGTTGTTTGAATCTTGACTCTTATGAGTTAATTTGTCAAGAAAATGTTGAATTTGTTTGATTAAAATGTGCTGCAGAACATTAGGTTTACAAAAAAATTGGGTACCTTTGCTTAATTATTTTATTAATTAAAACCAAGTAATATGAAAAAAATATTAAGTGTTGCAATTCTTTCGGTATTGATTTTTTCAACTTTTACCGGATGTAAAAAAGGGAGTAATGATTCGTTTTCTTTATTGTCAAGAAAAGCCAGAATAACGGGAGTCTGGAATTTAACAAATGCCGACTACGAAGAAAAAGATGTTAATAGCGGAGATACTGAGATTACAAGTTTTTCTTTTGACGGTGCAAATATGACAGAAACCGTAAACGGAGACGGCCAGACTTACAAATATTCGGAAAAACTTACAATTGACAAAGACGGAACATTTAAAGTCGTAACAGAAGAAGAAATAGATTACTGGGACAATACAAACCTTCAAATGGCAAAAGGAATAAGAGAAGAAACAATGGAAGGTGTTTGGTATTTTCTTGACGGGAACGATGCGTTAGATGTTAAAAACAAAGAAAGAGTTGAGTTTTTAATTGAAAAATTCAGACAAATTGATCCGGACGGAGACACTTTCGAGTATGAATTATCCGGCAAGTCTAATAATTGGATTAATATATTTTTACTTGACAGGCTGGCAAAGGACGAGATTGTTACGTTGTTTGATTTTATTCAAACAATGGGAGGAGATTCTTTTTCAAAAACGGGAACGAAAACCTACACAAAAGAAAAATAAGTTAAATAAACTCATAAAAAACCGTTTCTGCAGAAACGGTTTTTTTATTTTTTAAAATTTAGCTTGACTCTTA is from Bacteroidales bacterium and encodes:
- a CDS encoding TonB-dependent receptor → MNKSTLFLIIFLVFSQSVVYTQNYTISGYLRDKNSGEELLYASVYVRGTSIGCTTNEYGFYSLSLPKGKYTLSYGYIGYGSQEQSVSLNNNITQNVELLLKTTDVGEVIISGERNDANVTGTEVSTIKLNIKESRLIPVLFGEQDVLKTMQLMPGVSPSSEGSSGFFVRGGDSDQNLILLDEATVYNASHLLGFFSVFNSDALKNLKMYKAGIPAQYGGRISSVTDIRMKNGNMKNFEVSGGIGLVSTRITVEGPVIKNKASVIISARRTYADLFVRTFKKDYKSLTLYFYDVNGKANLKIGEKDRIYLSGYFGRDAFGMDFAGFDWGNKTATLRWNHLYSNKLFSNTSLIYSDFNYGFNVGFSSFDVNLNAGVYDYSVKQDYKWYLSKNNTISFGVQSAFLRFKPMNFTVTMKNDTTEDAVNREIKTEIAEQKALESAIYVSNKQKIGWLFSIEYGIRASMFNNVGPYVIKEYNEENDIIDSTAYKKNEFYNTYFCLEPRINTTLMLNKISSLKASYNRTSQYLHLLSNSTSGSPTDMWMPSTPLIRPETADQFAVGYFKNFKNNMFEFSVEGFYKNLINQVDFEDGADAFGNPDVEAELVFGRGKAYGSEFLLRKNIGKLTGWASYTLLKSERQFDDIYNGNWFSARQDRTHDLSFVASYKITAKITASGTWIYYTGDAVTFPAGKMEIDGVIVNIYTERNGDRMPNYHRLDLGVTFVLKKTTNFYNDLNVSVYNVYNRKNAYSITFQENKETGNPEAERMALFGIVPSVSWNFRF
- a CDS encoding M3 family metallopeptidase, which translates into the protein MNKLYLLSIIILVFIGACKQNDGAMTEKDNPLLAKFDTPFGVPPFNKILNKHYLPAFKEAMKQQKEEIDVIAENKEDATFENTIVAFDNSGELLNRVSSVFYNLKSADTNDSINQISKEVSPLLSKHKDDIALNDKLFKRIKSVYGKKENFNLNTEQNMLLKKIYENFVRGGANLAENKKARFREINEKLSMLTLQFGENLLNENNGFRIVIDNDADLAGLPESVIQAAKETAEEKGYKGKWVFTILKPSLFPFLTYSEKRELREKLFKAYISRGNNGGKNDNKEIIKQIVNLRVERAHLLGFNNHAEYVLDVNMAKNPENVYDLLNKIWGAALPVAKKEAESLQAMIYKDGNNFKLEPWDWWYYSEKIRKEKYNLDEEELRPYFKLENVREGMFLLANKLYGITFTPVNDIPLYHKDGEAFEVKEADGTHIGIFYTDFFPRESKRGGAWMTSFRKQSRIKGKNVTPVIMTVMNFTKPTAGKPSLLSFEEVETMFHEFGHALHGLLSNCTYETLSGTSVARDFVELPSQVMENWASEPEMLRLYARHYETGEVIPEELIEKLQNSSLFNQGFRTIEYLAASYLDMKWHTMTKKNNTLDVNDFEESVMKEIGMLPEIIVRYRSTNFAHIFSGGYSSGYYGYEWAAVLDADAFEAFKETGLFDQKTAKAFREKLISKGGTDEPMNLYKAFRGKEPSIEPHLKRKGLL
- a CDS encoding serine/threonine protein phosphatase, which translates into the protein MMRRLVISDIHGCSKTLRALLDKIFLTKEDELYFLGDYIDRGPDSSGVLEIIINLQESGFRIFPIMGNHEYQVLKAQKDYDKRSFYYFMKKLNKSADLLNKNKKIKKKYRNFMKSLPYYIELDDFFLVHAGFDFRKEKPFEDIDSMLNIRGFKYDKRQAKGKTIIYGHTPVNYNKILKKIKNRKNKIPLDNGCIYTKKHKYYDFTKLHRLCCLNLDSYELICQENVEFV